The sequence CCGTCAcagttaaattttatcttgTAAACCCATTTACATCCTACaggttttttatttgatggtAAAGGGACAATTTCCCaagtgttatttttttctaaggcAGATAGTTCTTCCTCCATGGCCTTACACCATTTTGGGTTAGTGTTGGCATCATAGAATGAGGTGGGTTCTGTATGTGCTGTAAGATTTCCTAGATAGGATTGATAGTTATGAGACATGTGATCATAAGTGATGAAGTTGCAAATTGGATACGATACTTTATGGGATACGTAATGCCTTAACCTGACAGACGGTCTAGTTATTCGAGTAGATTGTCTTAAGGCAATCTCTTCTTGTGAAGGTGCAATGTCCTCGCTTCTGGCAATAGTTTCTCCCCCTGAAGAGATTGACCTTAAGTCGAAAGGAGGCTCCCCCTCCGGATAAGTGTCCTGACTGGAATTGTTGAgatctgaaaaagaaaaattatgcgAAAATAATGTGGATGGCCCATGAGAGTGTTGAGGTCTAgtactatgaatatcatgagGTTTGTAATATGGTTCGTGCTCCAAAAAAGTGACATCCTTAGAAACATAGACTTTGTGAATGAGGGGATCATAACATTTGTATCCCTTCTTGCCTATGGAGTAACCTAAAAAGATGGTTTTGGCAGAgcttttttcaaatttgtgAAGACGCTTAATGTGAACAAAAGCAGTGCAACCAAAAATACGAATGTGCCCTAGCTCAATTTTTCGGTTTTTGAGAATTTCTAAGGGGCAGAGATTGTGGAGTCTGACACTTAGAAGACGATTAATAAGATAAGTAGCAGTAAGGAGAGCATCGGACCAAAAAATAGAGGGAACgttattttgaaaaagtatGGTGCGAGTGACATTAAGCAGATGcctatttttcctttcagaGACCCCATTCTGTTCAGGGGTATTAATGCATGTAGTCTAATGAAGGATGCCTTCCTTTttaaagaagattttaaagtgttaatttatatattctgtACCATTGTCAGAACGAAAAGTTTTAATACTATTGGTGTATTGAGTTTTAACAAAGTGAAAGAATTCTTgaaaacatgagaaaacttcatttttgccttttaataaatagaccCAAGTTGTGCGAGTGTAGTCATTAATGAAGGTGACAAAATACCTAAAATAATTGTAAGAAGTAACAGGGGCCGGGCCCCAAACGTTAGAGtgaattaattcaaatcaTTTTTCAGAGGTACGAGATGAGAGAGGAAAAGGAAGACGAGTGTGTTTGGAAAATTTACAAGTCTCACAGTGACtggaatttaaattataatagaataatGTATTTAAGACAAAGTCGGACGGATGTCCAAAACGTAAATGCATTAACATGCCCTGATTGGCTGTTTTAGCAGACACAAAACATTGATTGGTGGAGTTCTTAAGATAGTATAGTCCATTGTCATAATATCCTTCACCAATCATCATCCCTGTAGTGCGATCCTAAAACAGAACAGAAGAAGgtgaaaaaataacattgcAATTGAATTCATTAATGATTCGTCCAATGGATAAtagattagatttaaaatcaagaataaataatatattatttagatGTTGGTTGAGTAATGTAGTGTTACCACTACCTTGGATTGGAGTTTTGTGCCCGTTAGCGACTGTTACatgttgaaattttttttccgGGAgagaaattttacaatttcattaaatCCCATGTCATGTGATCAGAGGCACCGGAGTCAATAATCCAATCAGTAGAGCAATGTGTTAATTTTGTTGGAACAGAATTAAATGATTTAGATACCGAACCTGACCCACTGGGCTGTTGATTTTGAACTAGAGTCTGGATTTGAGACAAGAGTTGATTGAGTTGAAAAGAGACTATCGGGTCAGATCCATGGCTGAGACGGGTCGAGTCAGAATTGGGGGCAGCGGAAAGGCGGGTCGGGTCAGGTTGCTCGCTGCTGGGTCGGGTCGGGTTTGCTTATCTAACCCGGTATATACACCCAACTCCCTTAACCCTATATCATAAACACTCCCGCTCCCACTCTCGACATGTAACCCTTCTCTAGGGTTTTCTCTTCTGCCGCCACCCTGTTTCTCTCCTCTGCCCCCTCTCCTCACTCCCCTAGAGCCTTCCCACCCCCGAGATGGACGCAGATGTGGGTAGAGGTGCCAGCAACCATCACGTGAGTGACCCTGCCTTTGGCAGTGGTCACAGCGCACGATGGCGCTCGGTCATCCCCTCGCGCGGGCTGGTTCTCGACGGATGTTGAAGGCTTGGCTGTCTGTGAGGTCGGGGACAGGGTTCATTGTGCTTCTTCGAGTCTCCTCGCGCTGTATGTTTGCTATTACAGCGCCGATTTTGGGGAGTTCCGCTCCGAGGAGGATCTGTGATCTCAAGCCTTCATAGCTTGAGTCCAGACCTCCCAGGTAGGTATACGAGATCCTGTTCCGCTCATCTTTGTATCTTTTCTAGGTCGTTTGATGGCGGAAGGTAATTCTGCAACTCTTCCCATCTTGTGAGTATTTATGTTGCATATTGAGATGAGCTTTTGGTCTCCTGTGTGATTTGTGATAACTCTTGCTTGAGTCTGAATATGTTTGTGAAGTTGTGTTGGTGGCCGTATAGGCTCTGCATTTTGTCCCAGATTGATTTTGATGACTCCATTAAAATACAGAGTCTGGAAATCTGGGTTTCTATAGTGTTTGTAAGCATTGACATGACCAAATGGTCAGTCGTTTGCCATTCCTCCATTCTGTCTAGTTCTTCCTCTGTTGGGGCCTCTGGCCTTTCTGGCTTCGGCTGTTGCTTGGTCCCAGTGATGAACCCAGCTTTCTTCTGCCGCTGAGGCCAATGTACACTGATTTCGACCATTCGAAATAGTTGGAATTTCCTTTAAGTGTTATGTTGGTTAGTTTGTCATTTTAAGACATGgctggaaagaaaaaaaatggtagATGATGGGTACAGGTTaaacctgctctgataccatatagaaaattgaaatgatGAATTGGTTGTTTATATGATTCTGATCTTTTTACAATTGATTGTGCTGGtatttatatacacatatacAACGGTACCTTATTCTACTTGGTTGCCTTGGTATCTCTGTTCAACGTCCCTTTCTTCTTTGGGAAAGGTTGGAGCGGCCTTCCCCTGTCACAGGgatggttgctccctttcttCAAGGCCTGTGATGATCAACCCTGCACAGGCTTTTCTGCCTGTGCAGTGTTTGAGGCCATACCTACtttatttctgttttcaaCATTTATGCAATAATAATTTGCTCATTTTTTCATTCGAATCAAGCACATAACATGTCAAATCAAATCTTGCATAGCGTAATTTTGTGTGGGTCTAATATTGCAGcccagaaaaaaaaatttgcatATAGATAATTAGGCCTAAAATAAACATGTCAAAGGATCgcaatttttttaagaacatCAGACATGGAAAAGCATGGCAGAGATTCTTATGCGCAGAGTCTTAACATTTGCAGAAATTTATTCCACTTTACAGAAGATCAAATTTCACGCAAATTTTTTGTGCTTCACACCCTTGTAATTCAACTtctatttatgaattcttttcattcttttattttacttctcTAGAGCAAATTAGCTTCCTCTTAGAAGTCACTTCTTCTCATTTCATGTAAACAAATGTAATCACAGTGCTCAAGATCTCCTGAGTTTAATCAAGTATTCCTTCAGTATAATATTATCAGCTTTAGTTTTGGGAAAAGGTGCATTTTTGCCCCTAATGTTTAGTGTAAAGAGCGGATTAGctcttaaattaattttaggcgCAAATAAATTCTTGAAGTATCAAAAACTTGTAATTTAAGCACTTTAACataatagaatatttaatGTTGTTACTTAAAGCTGACGTGGTTAACAATAGGTCTACTGTCCTGATTTACAGTGTTcattattttgaattaatttaaaacattttaatatcagaaaaagtttaattttctctctttctccatgttctttttctttttttctaatccCATCTAAAATTTAGAAACTATCACAAAAGGATGCCACTTACAACACAAAATGAATATCAATGTTTTCAAATAGCTTCAAAATCCTCTGCTACTTAATTATCCTTCTCGTCATCGGAATCATCACAGTTTTCTATCACACCGTCGTTATTATTACATGAGGCCCACATTACTTTACGTGGAACTGTTTTAGCCTTCTCAATTGTTATTCAAATAAATGCAttccaattattttttataatttaactctttatcattttaattggtgtttatttgtttggtaaaagaaaagacaaatgaAATTGAAGTTGAAATCTGCAACTCATAATGCTATTATGGAACTATTTTAGACTGGTATGTAATGACTCGGGTTCTATACTTGAGAAATCGAGGCAAATATTTATTTCCAGCTAGGAGATATGAAGAAATTATCAGTGTTAAATTGACAAGGAACAATCTTTGCCAAATACGATTCTGGGCTTCCATGTGCAAAGCCTACAAAAGATGATAGCAAGGATTACACCTGTTTGGCttgattttatgttttcttctatgattttcttgttttttttggaagaaatgaaagaatgtGATCTTATTTTGGGTCTGAGTTTCTTGTATTGAAGGTATATGAGTCATTAGTTTTGTTAAATTTCTTTGTTGATCGAAGATGGTGATGATGGGTGGTAGTGGTAGTGCGATGTTGAGGTAGATGGTCCGTAAAATTTTTTaggaattaaaatttttattttattctaatgaaaattatttattttattttttaatatattaatgcagattatttttattttatttgaaaaataattatttattttatcttttgtgtATTAATACTCATTAACCACCTATTATTTATTGACACATCAGTTATGATGAGTCCAATCTTTTTATTCTGATAAAGGTATTCTCGCGGCTTCTTTTACTATAGCTCTGCCGCCATCCCTTACTTTAAGAGTTTATTTACacctaaaaatagtttaaggGCTAATTTGCTTCTCACACCAAACATTAAGGGCAAAAATACATCTTTTCCCTTTAGTTTTTGAGttgatacatattttattaaaatataaatgatattatttttaaaatgttaacattttagaaatttagtAGGTTTAATGTGGTGGTAAATGTAAAtctcaatttaaataaagtcccaaatttaaatatttttcacttcatttaaactaaaaaaataataatttagcgatataatgtatatatttttgtgatgattctaaataataaaataattaagttgtTTTGTATATTCTATACTTCTTTTCAATCTTTTCTTtccacattttcttttttttttttaatttttcttttctaataacataatattataaaataaattaacttgagtttaaaattttaaaatattgattagaattaaatttatgtcagttttaaaattcttaaaacttACTCTTGAGAATTGCTATAAAATCATGCTTCTTTCAAaagttattttcaaaattcctaaaaaagttttaaaaaagagTCAAATACTATTTTATCCCATGAGGGTTagtctaatatataatttggtcgttctattcttttattatattaaaattcttttcatttttaataaaactaattactaTCACTTCCATATAAGTTTAAGGGCTAAACTGgtaatttaagattataatttaatccttagaaattattatcaaGTATTAAACTCgctcaaaattaattttattatcaaattaaagtaaaatcttatttttagcataaattaattttagtgtataattaaaataataaatttaatattcttttacttgtttatatcttttatttttagcataatttaattctaagaaaattaaacatatttaaaatacttatttttatttaatattattaaattactatatagtttaattttaaatagttaaagttattatttcattagacactaaaattaaactatattaaaaataaaaattttactcgtattaaaattatttgaatggTTGATAAAAGTTTCATTTTTAACATACAAGATTATCAAGATCTTCTTTATTGATAGTGAATTTATCAACTTGGTGTCTAGATTATTTCACTAGATTAAGacatgattatttaatttaatttttaatttttatatagtttaactataatatataataaaataataatagaatgatatcttttaagtaaaaatgtttattttatattaataattaaaattaaattatatagtagtttaataatattattgtaaatataagtagttttacaaattttaaatttatttgaattaaaatgtagtaaaaataaaaaattagagcaagaaaaaatattaaatttattattttaattaaacactaaaactaatttgtactaaaaataaaattgtattttaatttgataataaaattaattttaaatgaattaatatttaataataaatttaatgattaaattataatattaaattatcagttTAGTCATTAAACTAACACGGAAAGAAATAATAactagttttattaaaactggAAGGGattctaatataataaaaaatgcagGATCCAACTCATATATTAAACCAAACCAAGGGAGTAAATAGTATTTACtccttaataaaaaatctaatttctaCTAACACAAATTATAAGATGGACCCCagtttgtataattttatggAGCTCAgttcatataattttatggACCTAAAAATCCATCTAGTGTTGTTTAATTGGTAAAAAAGCTTATGTTAATATTTGAATGTGCGTCAGACACTtgacactttttttttttggaaaaataaattatgttgattgattttgtattaaatattcattaacttatgttcattaaacatgtgttaaatatttattgtttaaatataaaatgttcattgtttattaacttaattttattgaaaagataTGTGTACTACAATACAACTAtttgtaatataattttagcttgattttttttttgtttatcaaTTGTTTAAGGACAATTTATGTtatatctatattatatatgttcatttgaataaattagtagtataattttcattaataataaatatctattgacaaactaatgaatattatgcctataaatgatgaatatttatatcaataataaaaaacttcGACAGGCAtcacaaaaacaataaaagcttttataaataattaatatatttatttgagaatattaatgaatattatatatacagaaaATAAACATTGCAATACCAGataataaacattaatattaacattgataaataatacACCAAAGAAAATGAACATATGCCGTATTGAATATTAAGTTCacagataatgaatatttcaatacaaataaaattaattattatagaatattacatGTAATGGacattatacatatagaaaacgaacattttagtatatgtaaatgaacaaaaaatattaatatgtatatggtctaataaaaaaattttgacaTGTTTTACTAGATTCTGacatatatgatttttaatctTGACACGtgaaattcaaattatatataatttttaatataatattaatttttataaatttattttattataatgtaaaaaaatttaaaaaaaatgaaaaagcagGGACAAAAGtcctcacattatacactttagAAGTAGAATACAACatataatttagaaagaaaatgcaccataatataaatatttgtagtataactttagcttaatattttttttgtttaccaACTGTGTAAGAACGATTTATGTTATGTCGATATTATATATGTAcatttgaatgaattagtgAGTATGATTTTCATCAATGACgaatattattgataaactaatgaatattatgcctataaatgatgaatgtttatatcaatcataaaatctttttaatatccatcacaaaaataataaaagctttcataaataattaatatttttatttgagaatattgatgaatattatcTATACAAACAATGAATATTGCAGTACTATATAATGAACATTTATATTAACATTGGTGATAAtacattaaaagaaatgaacatgaatattaaccgtaatgaatattaaattcatagataatgaatatttaaatataaaaaaattaattattatagaatattacatctattggatattatacatatagaaaatgaacattttagtacaagtaaatgaacaaaaaaaatattaatatgtatctagtctaataaaattctttaacaTGTATTACTATATTCTAACACATacgatttttaattttgacacatGTACTTATTATTCACATGTAGAATATAATTCTGTAATTTtctattagtttatttataatttttatatttttgtattaataaaatcttaagatataaaaaactaataaagacgttaaaaatatttaatttattattattttaaaatattaaaaataaatatatatgttaaaaaaaatttaaaatagtaacACATTATAATAGTTGTATAACatgtaaataaatgaataatttttataaatttataaaaatttattcaatatataattttaatataatattaattttattaatttactttattataattttaaattttaaaaatggtacaatttgaaaaagatggtacaatttgttctttttgcctttaaaaaaaaaaaaaaacatattttctAAAGTCTCCCCACACGTATTTATTGAGTCCGGTTCAAATAGAATCCTAGAGAGGGGGTCTATGTTAAAGCAATTGCAAAGGGGGCTTCTTTCTTAATAACATATGCAAACAAACAATACTTCACCtctctttcttctcctttGCCCAGTTACTGCAAACACACAAAGCCTAAAAGTACCATGTTTATTTAACAGAGTACCCATCATCCAGCACCTTGCAACCTCCACTATTGTTTCCCAATCAGACATAAGATGGAATCGAGTTCAAAAGGTGAAGAGGAAGTTGGTTACAACAGTAGCAATGTCAAGAAAGCGAAACTACAATCAACACTCGCAGCTCTTCTCGATGATCCAATTCTCGCTGATGTGCCAAAGAAACCCACTTTGTCTGATGTTGATACTCTTATCAACCTTGAATTTGGCAGCGCAATGAGAATTTCTGTTCTCAAATTAGACGGCACCTCTTTTGGTACTCATTGTACTTCTTTGCGGCATTTTAACAAACATTTTATATGCTTGGTCTGTGATATTTTGCTGACTTGATATGTTATTTTGCGTAAAGATGTGGTAATGATGAATTCGGCAACTGTTAAAGATTTGAAGGTTGCAGTTAAGAATAAAGTGACTGAAATGGAGCAATCCCAGATGGGTCATCGCCATATTTCATGGTAATCTAATAACTAAAAGAGTGTTTAgctattttttttcaatattttatgattgattGCATATGGTTCATGTTAAAAGCACTACTTCAGTGAATCCTGAATCAGGGAATTACAATGTACCATTTTTTGATGATGAGATTCTTGTGTATGTGTCTGTGTATTTGCAGGAAGCATGTATGGACTAATTTTGCTTTATCCTATCAGAAAGAAAAGCTGCTTGACGACAATTCTGCGCTTCAGGATTTTGGCATACGCAATAACTCGCAGGTTTTAGTTCTAATTCTTGCATTATAACTACTAAGTTTAGCTTTGTGTCTAATGTTTATTTAGCTGATTTTCTTAAGCTTTCTTTATTTCATATCATATTCTGCAGAATTGATCTTGAATTTAAGAATgcatcatcttcttcatctttgTGCTGGAAACGGCAGGCCACTTTAAACTTgagaattttagagaaatctCACTCAACTAGTTGAAATGATGGTTTTTGCTTTTtggtttcaattatttttggcTAGCTAATCTCATGCATAACTTAGTGAACTGAttcagattttattttatgggacATTCTACTGTGTCACTCACATTTGTTAATCAGATGAAAATAATTCCTCAAATGTATGCTGGCTGTATATGCCCTTAGAGTAACTATTGAGGTATATGTTGGTCCTAAACAGGTGCAATTTGTGCCCTATGTCATGACAAAGAGTTCTGGAAGGCATTCCAAGCGGAGAAAGCACCGTTTCTTTCATGGACTTAACAGCCGTGCATAAGGATGAAAGGACTTACAATATGCTGCTGCAGCTGTATAGTTACTGCCTCAATCTTCTTTCCTCACAATTTCTTGAGAACATTGGAAAGCATGGGAAAGTGTCAAGGCCATCTCACTTTGGTGcctttattatttgaaaaatggcACTGTTGTACACAAGATGCTTAATTTGTTATCTTTGCTTATCCATGACAGGAAAACTGCTGCACTGGCATATGACACATGATCTTCACATGATCACATCCTAATGCTTCAGTCAGATTCCGAACTGCTATTTCTTCTTACATTTCATGAAGTGGCTTTGATGAATTAACTTGAATACCGAGTAACTTCTAGTAGGCTTTCCCTTCTAGATGTCAGATGGAGTGTTTCTGAATCATTAAGGTTGAAAGCAAAAGAGATGGGTTGCATATTTGCTAaatgaaatcatgttgttagACAAATTGGCTTTATGGGGTTCATGCAGCAGACATGTTCTGCATGTCTGAATTAGTTTCTTCAATATTTTATGGCAATTAACCAATTATGGTTGGTGCCTTGCATCTTTCGGTGTAGACtgctttttgtttatttcacTGTGGTAAGACTTTTTTCTGCTCTTTGTTAATGTAGATGTGATTTGGCTGGAGCTGATGCTTAAGCTTCGAGCACTGCACCTTAAAAATCCTCCAACTTCCAGTGATTGcagaaaaattttatattatatatatatattagggGAATGGAGGAGGTAGAATTCGGACCCCGCACCTCAGGTTTTCATCCCCATTTTGTGGGGCTTTCTGCCTCCAGGTCACTACATTGGTGGCAGTGTTTAGATGTCTACTTATCATTTTTCTTAGCTTTTCAGGGAAAAATAAGTTTGGCCCCCTCTCAACTAATTTCTAACTTGGCCAATGTTTTTCTACATTATGTTTCCTTTATAATCTAACAATATCAAAATGGTATTTTCATTGATAGACTGAATCtgtcaaaagaagaaaagcacatgtttcatttatatatttgctAATTTTCTGCCCTTCCCCCAACCCATATTTCTGGTTTTCCTTTAGTTTCTCGGCTGATAGTTAACTAGTTTTATTGGTGACATGGGATTACAGATGTATAAACATCTTGCTCAATTGTGATTTTGCAATTTGTTACGGTTTCCAAGCTTGTGAATAAGCCAAGTAATGACGAAGGAGAAAAGGGCTGTGATTCACCCAAGTTCAGGTCTCACTCAGATATCTGAACAGAGTCGCTGGAATTTAGCATCCATTCCACTTGCctgtttttcttattttacaaGTGCTCTCATTAGAATCTAATTTGGCGATTTTCTTAGAGCAATTCTTGATactggttttttattttattttaaagagtataatttttgtaatgaaaagtattttaaaaaatattcaatatgaaaaatatttttttttttttatcaaagtccaataaatttattttataaaataactttttaaaataaaaagttttgacatataaaagtACATTAAAGCTTATAAGTTATATCAATTGGCCCTAAAATCAAAATGTTATCTACATGGAACAATGCATTCCCATCTCCGAGGTTGGAAAACATTTTGAAGAAAACTTCATTTGGTGGCAATATATGTAATTACAAACCATATTAGACCATCCACAATCGTGCACTTTATATTAAAGACCATAATATCTACATTAAACAAcattttaaagaatatttaaagataaagagtaaattttttttatgtacaatatactttttatattttattctttatctttattttatttcaataaacatcagtagttttaatttatccgttcttttttttttactaataaaaaaataaaaataataaatgttaattaaatcaaataaaaaaaattaatagtgcttttattaaatatagagtAGAGAGTGAAATTTGGCTTTTCATATGTAGAAAACTAAATTGATTCTccactttatatttaaaaaataaaaaatatattgaattttcattttatgttatgactttttaaagtaaagaatttgatataaataaataatgcatTAGAGACACTCGTACACTCCGACAATATTAACAACATGAACAAATAAATGGGCTGGTGGGTGGATGAGTTGGGGCATGAgaaatttatgtttttgttATAAGGTTTACTTTTAGGAAAAGTGATAAAAATAtctatgtatttttattttttttatcaaaaagagtaattttttttatttctattatatgaaaatatcaaacatacggttttttaacttttttaaaaaatacgaTATTGGttgtctttttttatttttcttgatttttttataaaataaccaaaaaataatcaaagaaaaattaaaaaacaactacatcatattttttaaaaaaaagtttaaaaaaaaagtctatttaaaaaaattaaaaaacaaaataatttttttattgattttagaatatttctaaaaagttCTTTACTTTTATACCGTGACTTTTGAAATCTTATTCTTTGATAATCTTATTTTTCGTTCTCACGTTTTTTCaagttttgatttcttattttactcTTAAACGTGGTTTTGAGATTTATATTCGATTTTAAAGttttcatcttttattttttttactctttttttatttattttcataacaattcctatttttttctctttctgaTTTGTATCACAAGTAGTAAATTATGATCATTCAACATCCTTTAGTTGATTGTTGCTATAGATGGAGGCATCTAACAACAACAACGAAAATcacatatttcttttcaaaataaattctgattcaaactctaaaaatattacaataaatctaataaaaatctcataaatactttataaatacacaacatcaaacaaaaagaaaattaaaaaaaatgt is a genomic window of Ricinus communis isolate WT05 ecotype wild-type chromosome 2, ASM1957865v1, whole genome shotgun sequence containing:
- the LOC125369111 gene encoding U11/U12 small nuclear ribonucleoprotein 25 kDa protein, which gives rise to MESSSKGEEEVGYNSSNVKKAKLQSTLAALLDDPILADVPKKPTLSDVDTLINLEFGSAMRISVLKLDGTSFDVVMMNSATVKDLKVAVKNKVTEMEQSQMGHRHISWKHVWTNFALSYQKEKLLDDNSALQDFGIRNNSQVQFVPYVMTKSSGRHSKRRKHRFFHGLNSRA